The following are from one region of the Cyanobium gracile PCC 6307 genome:
- the queG gene encoding tRNA epoxyqueuosine(34) reductase QueG produces MSTPSSLSALAAGLRARAEGLGFAPVGLAAVPGGSRLPLRTAALERWLAAGHQAGMGWMNDPRRRRIEALLPGVRSILAVGWNYHVARERAPGSLQVARYGWGRDYHRVIDGRLRQLGRWLEQAAPGTTWRACVDSAPLLDKAWAEEAGLGWIGKNGNLIHRRRGSWMLLGHLLTSLDLPPDRPAEPLCGACTACIDACPTGALDEPFVVDARRCIAYHTIENRDEALPAAIAGKLEGWVAGCDICQEVCPWNRRPLPVATDADVQPRPWLLDLRGTEALGWSDADWDERLRASALRRIRPALWRRNIRAALAGGWGQRGTAP; encoded by the coding sequence ATGAGCACGCCTTCGTCACTTAGCGCACTGGCGGCGGGACTGCGGGCCAGGGCCGAGGGGCTCGGCTTCGCGCCGGTGGGGCTGGCGGCGGTGCCGGGAGGCTCGCGGCTGCCGCTGCGCACGGCCGCCCTGGAGCGGTGGCTGGCGGCGGGCCACCAGGCGGGGATGGGCTGGATGAATGACCCGCGCCGCCGCCGGATCGAGGCGCTTCTGCCGGGGGTCCGCAGCATCCTTGCCGTGGGCTGGAACTACCACGTGGCCCGGGAACGGGCGCCGGGGAGCCTGCAGGTGGCCCGCTACGGCTGGGGCCGCGATTACCACCGGGTGATCGACGGCCGCCTGCGGCAGCTGGGGCGCTGGCTGGAGCAGGCGGCGCCGGGAACCACCTGGCGCGCCTGCGTCGACAGCGCCCCCCTGCTCGACAAGGCCTGGGCGGAGGAGGCGGGCCTGGGCTGGATCGGCAAGAACGGCAACCTGATCCATCGCCGCCGGGGCTCCTGGATGCTGCTGGGCCACCTGCTCACCAGCCTCGATCTGCCCCCCGACCGCCCGGCCGAGCCCCTGTGCGGCGCCTGCACGGCCTGCATCGACGCCTGCCCCACCGGCGCCCTCGACGAACCGTTCGTGGTGGATGCCCGCCGCTGCATCGCGTACCACACGATCGAGAACCGCGACGAGGCGCTGCCGGCGGCAATCGCCGGGAAACTGGAGGGCTGGGTGGCCGGCTGCGACATCTGCCAGGAGGTCTGCCCCTGGAACCGGCGGCCCCTGCCCGTTGCCACCGACGCCGACGTGCAGCCCCGCCCGTGGCTGCTGGATCTGCGCGGCACGGAGGCCCTGGGCTGGAGCGACGCCGACTGGGACGAGCGGCTGCGGGCCTCGGCTCTGCGGCGGATCCGGCCGGCCCTATGGCGGCGCAACATCCGGGCGGCGCTGGCGGGCGGCTGGGGACAACGGGGGACGGCTCCCTAG
- a CDS encoding RNA recognition motif domain-containing protein, with amino-acid sequence MSIFVGNLPFRAEQEDVAELFAPFGEVVNCSLPLERDTGRKRGFAFIEMADADTETRAIDALQGAELMGRPLRINKAEPRSGGGGGGGPRRGGGGGYGGGGGGGGYGGGGGGYGGGGGGYGADRGSGAKGWEDRSYGGGGAGGGGAAPDAFEAGRSRRRRSGGGGGDYGGGDYGGAEV; translated from the coding sequence GTGAGTATTTTCGTCGGCAATCTTCCCTTCCGCGCCGAGCAGGAAGACGTGGCTGAACTGTTCGCGCCCTTCGGCGAAGTGGTCAACTGCTCCCTGCCGCTGGAGCGCGACACCGGCCGCAAGCGCGGCTTCGCCTTCATCGAGATGGCGGATGCCGACACCGAGACCCGGGCCATCGACGCCCTGCAGGGGGCCGAGCTGATGGGTCGTCCCCTGCGCATCAACAAGGCCGAGCCCCGCAGCGGCGGTGGTGGCGGCGGTGGTCCGCGCCGCGGTGGCGGTGGCGGCTACGGCGGTGGTGGCGGCGGCGGTGGCTACGGAGGTGGCGGTGGCGGCTATGGCGGTGGTGGCGGCGGCTACGGCGCCGACCGCGGTTCCGGGGCCAAGGGCTGGGAGGACCGCAGCTACGGCGGCGGTGGAGCTGGTGGTGGCGGTGCCGCCCCCGATGCCTTCGAGGCGGGCCGCTCCCGCCGGCGCCGCAGCGGCGGTGGTGGTGGTGACTACGGCGGTGGCGACTACGGCGGCGCCGAGGTCTGA
- a CDS encoding DUF502 domain-containing protein: protein MVPSSSPSSDQPLGNRLQQDLKNDLIAGLLVVIPLATTIWLATTVSRFVLAFLTSIPKQFNPFNTLNPLLQDLINLGVGLLVPLLGILLIGLMARNIVGRWLLEFGEGTLLRIPLAGSVYKTLKQLLETFLQGNSARFRRVVLVEYPREGLYAVGFVTGVLGTAIQADFGETMLSVFIPTAPNPTTGWYAVVPERLVKDIELSVEDAFRTIISAGIVSPDEREPTSNRSFASLLAQLRAPQPS, encoded by the coding sequence TTGGTCCCATCCAGTAGTCCCAGTTCCGATCAGCCCCTGGGCAACCGGCTGCAGCAGGATCTCAAGAACGATCTGATCGCCGGCCTGCTGGTGGTCATTCCGCTGGCCACCACGATCTGGCTCGCCACCACGGTGAGCCGCTTCGTTCTGGCCTTCCTGACGTCGATCCCGAAGCAGTTCAACCCGTTCAACACCCTCAACCCCCTCCTCCAGGACCTGATCAACCTGGGGGTGGGGCTGCTGGTGCCGCTCCTGGGCATCCTGCTGATCGGTCTGATGGCCCGCAACATCGTCGGCCGCTGGCTGCTGGAGTTCGGTGAGGGCACCCTGTTGCGCATCCCCCTGGCGGGCTCCGTCTACAAGACCCTCAAGCAGCTGCTGGAAACCTTCCTCCAGGGCAATTCCGCCCGCTTCCGGCGGGTGGTGCTGGTCGAATACCCCCGCGAGGGGCTCTACGCCGTCGGCTTCGTCACCGGCGTGCTGGGCACGGCCATCCAGGCCGATTTCGGCGAGACCATGCTCAGCGTCTTCATTCCCACCGCCCCCAACCCCACCACCGGCTGGTATGCGGTGGTGCCCGAGCGCCTGGTGAAGGACATCGAGCTGAGCGTCGAGGATGCCTTCCGCACGATCATCTCCGCCGGCATCGTCAGCCCCGACGAGCGGGAACCCACCTCCAACCGCAGCTTCGCCAGCCTCCTGGCCCAGCTGCGCGCCCCCCAACCCTCCTGA
- a CDS encoding HpsJ family protein, with the protein MAASSSSRFSPLLRWMGLTLVVLLVLQLVAVLTLWDWQEEAFRQLVVERLIGQAPMGLIGLLLMYLSSRLEDTSEERTPVLWTVCIISGLLAVLLTASLPIAFGGDQQMQQQADQQLAAKRGQLEMARQQSKDPALLQQLIKQAEATGQVPPGATEEQKTQSARAFVDRQLDQLETQFKQTEQTSKVTLSQRRYGGSLGAVVLIIAFTILCLGSVL; encoded by the coding sequence GTGGCAGCCAGTTCCTCCTCCCGCTTCAGTCCCCTGCTGCGCTGGATGGGCCTCACCCTGGTGGTGCTGCTCGTCCTGCAGCTGGTCGCCGTGCTCACCCTCTGGGACTGGCAGGAGGAGGCCTTCCGCCAGCTGGTGGTGGAGCGACTGATCGGCCAGGCCCCGATGGGTCTGATCGGGCTGCTGCTCATGTACCTCTCCTCCCGCCTGGAAGACACCTCGGAGGAGCGCACCCCCGTCCTCTGGACCGTCTGCATCATCAGCGGTCTGCTGGCCGTGCTGCTGACAGCCTCGCTGCCGATCGCCTTCGGCGGTGACCAGCAGATGCAGCAGCAGGCCGACCAGCAACTCGCCGCCAAGCGCGGCCAGCTGGAGATGGCCCGCCAGCAGAGCAAGGATCCCGCCCTGCTCCAGCAGCTGATCAAGCAGGCCGAAGCCACCGGCCAGGTGCCCCCGGGCGCCACCGAGGAGCAGAAGACCCAGTCGGCCCGGGCCTTCGTGGATCGCCAGCTCGACCAGCTCGAGACCCAGTTCAAGCAGACCGAGCAGACCAGCAAGGTCACCCTGAGCCAGCGCCGCTACGGCGGATCCCTCGGCGCGGTGGTGCTGATCATCGCCTTCACGATCCTTTGCCTCGGCAGTGTCCTGTAA
- the dusA gene encoding tRNA dihydrouridine(20/20a) synthase DusA: MEHNYRFSVAPMLDCTDRHFRVLMRQVSRHCLLYSEMVVARALHHIAHDGAPSRMGERQQRLERLLGFDPIEHPLALQLGGDDPELLAEAARMGAAWGYDEINLNLGCPSEKVQQGRFGACLMAEPERVARCVAAMAAATPLPVTVKHRIGIDKQDSYAELLAFVDTLAAAGAARFAVHARKAWLNGLDPKQNRTVPPLRWDLVHRLKAERPALRIELNGGLEELAPCREQLAWVDGVMVGRAAYAHPLRWAGVDRQIFGDGDAGEARASTVLRGVLPHAERWCASGGRLWPIARHLVQVVEGVSGARHWRGWLTREAGLAGAGPAVLEEAARQLEERGL, from the coding sequence ATGGAGCACAACTACCGCTTCAGTGTGGCGCCCATGCTGGACTGCACCGATCGGCACTTCCGGGTGCTGATGCGACAGGTCAGCCGGCACTGCCTGCTCTACTCCGAGATGGTGGTGGCCCGGGCGCTGCACCACATCGCCCACGACGGCGCCCCCTCCCGCATGGGGGAGCGGCAGCAGCGGCTGGAGCGGCTGCTGGGGTTCGATCCGATCGAGCACCCCCTGGCCCTGCAGCTGGGGGGCGACGACCCGGAGCTGCTGGCGGAGGCCGCCCGGATGGGGGCCGCCTGGGGGTACGACGAGATCAACCTGAACCTGGGCTGCCCCAGTGAAAAGGTGCAGCAGGGCCGCTTCGGGGCCTGCCTGATGGCGGAACCGGAGCGGGTGGCTCGCTGCGTGGCGGCGATGGCGGCGGCCACGCCCCTGCCGGTAACGGTGAAGCACCGCATCGGCATCGACAAGCAGGATTCCTACGCGGAACTGCTGGCCTTCGTGGACACCCTGGCCGCAGCCGGCGCTGCCCGCTTTGCCGTGCACGCCCGCAAGGCCTGGCTGAACGGCCTCGATCCGAAGCAGAACCGCACCGTGCCGCCCCTGCGCTGGGATCTGGTGCACCGCCTCAAGGCGGAGCGACCGGCGCTGAGGATCGAACTGAACGGTGGCCTCGAGGAGCTCGCACCCTGCCGGGAGCAGCTGGCCTGGGTGGACGGGGTGATGGTGGGCCGGGCCGCCTACGCCCACCCCCTGCGCTGGGCGGGGGTGGACCGGCAGATCTTCGGGGATGGGGACGCCGGGGAAGCCCGGGCCTCGACGGTGCTCCGGGGGGTGCTGCCCCACGCCGAACGCTGGTGCGCCTCGGGGGGACGCCTCTGGCCGATCGCCCGGCACCTGGTGCAGGTGGTGGAGGGGGTCAGCGGGGCCCGCCACTGGCGCGGCTGGCTGACCCGGGAGGCCGGTCTGGCGGGCGCTGGCCCCGCCGTACTGGAGGAGGCCGCCCGCCAGCTGGAGGAACGGGGCCTGTGA
- the ftsY gene encoding signal recognition particle-docking protein FtsY, with the protein MVFDWFKRALAQPAPTPEPEPAAAPAPEPVPEPEPESPAESEAAAVPAAPEAVAPVAVPPSAPAPVGPAGQGVDEDALAWARQAYARLKAQQEAASQAAAPAPDPVPTPAPAAEAPPAPEAASEPPPAPETAAPPAASGLSLLEQAAAQRQQRLLEITAPAPAAPPAATATPLAAEADVADPSLGAFDDTFTWSAEVLAAQGRSVEDVSLEEIDWLGRLRRGLEKTRKGFVTQLLENLGDDPLTPAVLDDLESTLLRADVGVKATDQVLEALRRRLNEEVVDPAEGLRFLKEQLRGLLEEPIRAGGTALLAPQRDRLNVWLLVGVNGVGKTTTLGKLANLAVRSGYSCLIAAADTFRAAAVQQVSVWGERSGVAVVANPSANADPAAVVFDAIGAARSKGTELVLVDTAGRLQTKHNLMEELGKVRRTITKLAPEAAVESLLVLDASQGQNGLRQAMAFASAAGLTGVVLTKLDGSARGGVALAVASEAGLPIRFIGAGEGIRDLRPFNSFEFVEALLAS; encoded by the coding sequence ATGGTCTTCGATTGGTTCAAACGGGCCCTGGCCCAACCCGCCCCGACGCCTGAGCCCGAGCCTGCCGCGGCGCCCGCGCCGGAGCCCGTGCCGGAGCCGGAGCCCGAGTCCCCCGCCGAGTCGGAGGCCGCCGCGGTTCCGGCCGCCCCTGAAGCCGTGGCCCCGGTGGCCGTGCCCCCGTCCGCTCCCGCTCCCGTCGGCCCCGCCGGCCAGGGGGTCGACGAGGACGCCCTGGCCTGGGCCCGCCAGGCCTACGCCCGGCTGAAGGCCCAGCAGGAGGCGGCCAGCCAGGCCGCGGCGCCCGCGCCGGACCCTGTCCCCACACCGGCACCGGCCGCCGAGGCACCACCCGCTCCCGAAGCCGCTTCCGAACCGCCGCCGGCCCCCGAAACCGCCGCCCCGCCTGCGGCGAGCGGCCTCTCCCTGCTGGAGCAGGCCGCCGCCCAGCGCCAGCAGCGCCTCCTGGAGATCACCGCCCCCGCCCCGGCCGCGCCGCCGGCCGCCACGGCAACCCCTCTTGCCGCTGAGGCCGATGTCGCCGACCCCAGCCTCGGCGCCTTCGATGACACCTTCACCTGGTCGGCGGAGGTGCTGGCGGCCCAGGGGCGCAGCGTCGAGGACGTGTCCCTGGAGGAGATCGACTGGCTGGGCCGGCTGCGGCGCGGCCTTGAGAAGACCCGCAAGGGTTTCGTCACCCAGCTGCTGGAGAACCTCGGCGACGACCCCCTCACCCCGGCGGTGCTCGACGACCTCGAGTCCACCCTGCTGCGCGCCGATGTGGGCGTGAAGGCCACCGACCAGGTGCTCGAAGCCCTGCGCCGCCGCCTCAACGAGGAGGTGGTCGACCCGGCCGAGGGGCTCCGCTTCTTGAAGGAGCAGCTGCGCGGCCTGCTGGAGGAGCCGATCCGCGCCGGCGGCACCGCCCTGCTGGCCCCCCAGCGCGACCGGCTCAACGTCTGGCTGCTGGTCGGCGTCAACGGGGTCGGCAAGACCACCACCCTCGGCAAGCTGGCCAACCTGGCGGTGCGCAGCGGCTACAGCTGCCTGATCGCCGCCGCCGACACCTTCCGGGCCGCGGCGGTCCAGCAGGTGAGCGTCTGGGGCGAGCGCAGCGGCGTGGCCGTGGTGGCCAACCCCAGCGCCAACGCCGACCCGGCGGCCGTTGTCTTCGACGCCATCGGTGCCGCCCGCTCCAAGGGCACCGAGCTGGTGCTGGTGGACACGGCGGGCCGGCTGCAGACCAAGCACAACCTGATGGAGGAACTGGGCAAGGTGCGGCGCACCATCACCAAGCTGGCGCCGGAGGCGGCGGTGGAATCGCTGCTGGTGCTCGATGCCAGCCAGGGCCAGAACGGCCTGCGCCAGGCCATGGCCTTCGCCAGTGCCGCCGGCCTCACGGGCGTGGTGCTCACCAAGCTGGACGGCAGCGCCCGCGGCGGCGTCGCCCTGGCGGTGGCCTCGGAGGCGGGCCTGCCGATCCGCTTCATCGGCGCCGGTGAGGGCATCCGCGACCTGCGGCCCTTCAACAGCTTCGAGTTCGTCGAGGCCCTGCTCGCCTCCTGA
- a CDS encoding aminoacetone oxidase family FAD-binding enzyme, which produces MLPSRASVVVVGGGPAGFMAAIAAAEAAAGHLSGGVLLLESTPDPLHKVLISGGGRCNVTHACWDPRLLVDHYPRGGKALRGPFSRFAPGDTVAWFQAHGLQLVEEPDGRLFPRSNRSASVVDTLRRAATAAGVALHTAEAGQGVEALPGGGFRLRLRSGAELLADRLVLATGSHPSGHRIAASLGHGLVAPVPSLFTLTLADHPLLDLAGVAMDPVQLELLLAPLADAATAATATASTAAAKPQRQRGPVLITHWGLSGPATLRLTAFAARALRERRYRADLRVDWTGGRRPAELEGWFAAARRDQARRQLGNWRPWPDLSRRLWLHLLALAGLDASLRWADLPRRGEQALVTALRDSRYGVSGRGPFGEEFVTAGGIPLAEVNLASMESRLRPGLFLVGELLDVDGVTGGFNFQHCWSSGWLAGQALAAQLTGA; this is translated from the coding sequence ATGCTGCCCAGCCGTGCCTCCGTGGTGGTGGTGGGAGGGGGCCCGGCCGGCTTCATGGCCGCCATCGCGGCCGCGGAAGCGGCCGCCGGCCACCTGTCCGGGGGGGTGCTGCTGCTGGAGTCCACCCCCGATCCGCTGCACAAGGTGCTGATCAGCGGCGGCGGCCGCTGCAACGTCACCCACGCCTGCTGGGATCCGCGGCTGCTGGTGGATCACTACCCGCGGGGCGGCAAGGCCCTGCGGGGCCCCTTCTCGCGCTTCGCCCCCGGCGACACGGTGGCCTGGTTCCAGGCCCATGGCCTGCAGCTGGTGGAGGAGCCCGACGGGCGGCTGTTCCCCCGCTCCAACCGTTCCGCCTCGGTGGTCGACACCCTGCGCCGGGCGGCCACCGCCGCCGGGGTGGCGCTGCACACGGCCGAGGCGGGCCAGGGGGTGGAGGCCCTGCCCGGCGGCGGGTTCCGGCTGCGGTTGCGCTCGGGGGCCGAGCTGCTCGCCGATCGCCTCGTGCTGGCGACGGGCAGCCACCCCAGCGGCCACCGCATCGCCGCTTCCCTGGGCCATGGCCTGGTGGCGCCGGTGCCCTCCCTGTTCACCCTCACCCTGGCCGACCACCCCCTGCTGGACCTGGCCGGAGTGGCGATGGATCCGGTGCAGCTGGAGCTGTTGCTGGCCCCCCTGGCGGATGCCGCCACGGCCGCCACTGCCACGGCCTCCACCGCCGCCGCCAAGCCCCAGCGGCAGCGGGGGCCGGTGCTGATCACCCACTGGGGCCTCAGCGGGCCGGCCACCCTGCGGCTCACGGCCTTCGCCGCCCGGGCCCTGCGGGAGCGCCGCTACCGGGCCGATCTCCGGGTCGACTGGACCGGCGGCCGCAGGCCGGCGGAGCTGGAAGGCTGGTTCGCCGCGGCGCGCCGCGATCAGGCCCGGCGTCAGCTCGGCAACTGGCGGCCCTGGCCCGACCTCAGCCGCCGCCTCTGGCTGCACCTGCTGGCCCTGGCGGGACTGGACGCCAGCCTGCGCTGGGCCGATCTCCCCCGTCGCGGGGAGCAGGCCCTGGTCACGGCCCTGCGTGACAGCCGCTACGGGGTCTCCGGCCGCGGCCCCTTCGGCGAGGAGTTCGTCACCGCCGGCGGCATCCCCCTGGCGGAGGTCAACCTGGCCTCGATGGAGAGCCGCCTGCGGCCGGGCCTGTTTCTGGTGGGGGAACTGCTGGACGTGGACGGCGTGACCGGCGGCTTCAACTTCCAGCACTGCTGGAGCTCGGGCTGGCTGGCGGGCCAGGCCCTGGCAGCTCAGCTCACGGGCGCGTAG
- the argH gene encoding argininosuccinate lyase — protein MAADPSPTTWSDRFEQGLHPAIERFNASIGFDIALLQEDLDGSVAHARMLGRCGVISEPEAERLIEGLEAIRSEAAAGRFTPGLEAEDVHFAVERRLIELLGPLGKKLHTGRSRNDQVGTDLRLWLRRRIDAIDAALVRFEQALLVRAEAHPDTLIPGYTHLQRAQPVCLAHHLLAYVEMAERDRQRLADVRRRVNICPLGAAALAGTPVPIDRRQTAAELGFEAIYANSLDAVSDRDFAVETMAALSLVMAHLSRLAEEVILWASEEFGFVGLTDRCATGSSLMPQKKNPDVPELVRGKSGRVFGHLMGLLTMIKGLPLAYNKDFQEDKEALFDGVRTCLDCLEAMAVLFEEGLDFRPARLEAAVAADYSNATDVADYLVARGVPFREAYQLVGGLVKACLLEQRLLADLPLERWQQLHPAFEADIHAVIAPRQVVAARRSEGGTGFERVAEQLRLARERLDRTS, from the coding sequence ATGGCCGCCGACCCCTCCCCCACCACCTGGAGCGATCGCTTCGAGCAGGGCCTGCATCCGGCGATCGAGCGGTTCAACGCCTCGATCGGTTTCGACATCGCCCTGCTCCAGGAGGATCTCGACGGCTCCGTCGCCCACGCCCGCATGCTGGGCCGCTGCGGGGTGATCAGCGAGCCGGAGGCGGAGCGCCTGATCGAGGGGCTCGAAGCCATCCGCTCCGAAGCGGCCGCCGGGCGGTTCACGCCGGGTCTGGAGGCGGAGGACGTGCATTTCGCCGTGGAGCGGCGCCTGATCGAGCTCCTCGGCCCCCTCGGCAAGAAGCTGCACACCGGCCGCAGCCGCAACGACCAGGTGGGCACCGACCTGCGCCTGTGGCTGCGGCGCCGCATCGATGCCATCGACGCCGCCCTGGTGCGCTTTGAGCAGGCCCTGCTGGTGCGGGCCGAGGCCCACCCCGACACCCTGATCCCCGGGTACACCCACCTGCAGCGGGCCCAGCCGGTCTGCCTCGCCCACCACCTGCTCGCCTACGTCGAGATGGCCGAGCGGGACCGGCAGCGCCTGGCCGACGTGCGCCGCCGCGTCAACATCTGCCCCCTCGGGGCGGCGGCTCTGGCGGGAACGCCCGTGCCGATCGACCGCCGCCAGACCGCCGCCGAGCTGGGCTTCGAGGCGATCTACGCCAACAGCCTCGATGCGGTCAGCGACCGCGACTTCGCTGTCGAGACGATGGCGGCGCTGTCATTGGTGATGGCCCACCTGAGCCGCCTGGCGGAGGAGGTGATCCTCTGGGCCAGCGAGGAGTTCGGCTTCGTGGGGCTCACCGACCGCTGCGCCACCGGCAGCAGCCTGATGCCCCAGAAGAAGAATCCCGATGTGCCCGAACTGGTGCGCGGCAAGAGCGGCCGGGTGTTCGGCCACCTGATGGGGCTGCTGACGATGATCAAGGGTCTGCCCCTCGCCTACAACAAGGATTTCCAGGAGGACAAGGAAGCCCTCTTCGACGGGGTGCGCACCTGCCTCGACTGCCTGGAGGCGATGGCCGTGCTGTTCGAGGAGGGTCTCGACTTCCGCCCCGCCCGTCTGGAGGCCGCCGTGGCCGCCGATTACTCCAATGCCACCGATGTGGCCGACTATCTGGTGGCCCGCGGGGTGCCGTTCCGGGAGGCCTACCAGCTGGTCGGCGGGCTGGTGAAGGCCTGCCTGCTGGAGCAGCGGTTGCTGGCCGATCTGCCCCTGGAGCGCTGGCAGCAGCTTCATCCCGCCTTCGAAGCGGACATCCATGCGGTGATCGCCCCGCGCCAGGTGGTGGCGGCCCGCCGCAGTGAGGGCGGCACGGGCTTCGAGCGGGTGGCCGAGCAGCTGCGTCTGGCGCGGGAGCGCCTCGATCGCACCTCCTGA
- a CDS encoding PP2C family protein-serine/threonine phosphatase, whose translation MRVLCGRSVSSLPPPQPHSTPTAASRPAQGLSAGASLRQLLDSLGREQRRNLELLASLSFALRSYTNLKRFLELVPLVAARLVEGEGSLLVVFHADGRLWREQLQATPGERSAEVLRQLAALPDGQLQNQEGDEAVAVLLDPLIQRLLGVHQVFATSVVARSRQRGRLYVFSDRRGFSWSDVRRRHLQLVADLTGVALENELLQQDRRRHERLDRQLSIGAEVQSQLLPDHCPVIDGVELAALCRPAFQVGGDYYDFIPTQPQLTGHRREQAPWALVMGDVMGKGVPAGLLMTLLRGMLRAEVLSGLPPDRILHDLNQLAQEDLAHSHRFVTLFYSDYDPRTRLLRYANAAHNPPLVWRRQSGRVERLDTPGLLIGLQSEAEYGCGELQLETGDVILYYTDGVTEASGFSGERFDEERLVKAFQGACRAAHDAQAILDRLFERLDRFVGSDRRLEDDASMVVLKVRDGVVLPTLPAT comes from the coding sequence TTGCGTGTCCTTTGCGGCCGCTCGGTGAGCAGCCTGCCGCCCCCGCAGCCCCATTCCACCCCCACCGCGGCGTCCCGTCCCGCACAGGGGCTCTCCGCTGGGGCCTCGCTGCGCCAGCTGCTCGACAGCCTCGGCCGGGAGCAGCGCCGCAACCTGGAGCTGCTGGCGTCGCTTTCCTTCGCCCTGCGCAGCTACACCAACCTCAAGCGCTTCCTCGAACTGGTGCCCCTGGTGGCGGCGCGCCTGGTGGAGGGGGAGGGCAGCCTGCTCGTGGTGTTCCATGCCGATGGCCGGCTCTGGCGCGAGCAGCTCCAGGCCACCCCCGGCGAGCGCAGCGCCGAGGTGCTGCGCCAGCTGGCCGCCCTGCCCGATGGGCAGCTCCAGAACCAGGAGGGCGACGAGGCCGTCGCGGTGCTGCTCGACCCCCTGATCCAGCGCCTGCTCGGCGTCCACCAGGTGTTCGCCACCTCCGTGGTGGCCCGCAGCCGCCAGCGGGGCCGGCTCTACGTGTTCAGCGACCGACGCGGCTTCAGCTGGAGCGATGTGCGTCGCCGCCACCTGCAGCTGGTGGCCGACCTCACCGGTGTGGCCCTGGAGAACGAGCTGCTGCAGCAGGACCGGCGCCGCCATGAGCGGCTCGACCGCCAGCTGAGCATCGGCGCCGAGGTCCAGTCCCAGCTGCTGCCCGACCACTGCCCCGTGATCGACGGCGTCGAGCTGGCGGCCCTCTGCCGCCCCGCCTTCCAGGTGGGCGGCGACTACTACGACTTCATCCCCACCCAGCCCCAGCTCACCGGCCACCGGCGCGAGCAGGCCCCCTGGGCGCTGGTGATGGGCGATGTCATGGGCAAGGGTGTGCCGGCCGGCCTGCTGATGACCTTGCTGCGGGGCATGCTGCGGGCCGAGGTGCTCAGCGGACTGCCGCCCGACCGCATCCTCCACGACCTCAATCAGCTGGCCCAGGAGGACCTGGCCCACTCGCACCGCTTCGTCACCCTCTTCTATTCCGACTACGACCCCCGCACCCGCCTGCTGCGCTACGCCAATGCGGCCCACAACCCGCCCCTGGTCTGGCGGCGCCAGTCGGGCCGGGTGGAGCGGCTCGACACCCCCGGCCTGCTGATCGGCCTGCAGAGCGAGGCCGAGTACGGCTGCGGCGAGCTGCAGCTGGAGACCGGCGACGTGATCCTCTATTACACCGACGGAGTGACGGAGGCCAGCGGCTTCAGCGGCGAGCGCTTCGACGAGGAGCGGCTGGTGAAGGCCTTCCAGGGCGCCTGCCGGGCCGCCCACGACGCCCAGGCGATCCTGGATCGGCTGTTCGAGCGCCTCGACCGCTTCGTCGGCAGCGACCGCAGGCTCGAGGACGACGCCTCGATGGTGGTGCTGAAGGTGAGGGACGGGGTGGTGCTGCCCACCCTGCCCGCCACCTGA
- the nusB gene encoding transcription antitermination factor NusB — protein sequence MQSRTLARELALLMLGQVSDRGSGAEAPSGSFDLLLQQAVTSLSQHVREALDRSAEDLQQAQQRLLDSELQDQGEKQLPTVRRHLQEGLTHAEHALNRLSASLELPRLLLLADQEAVQRDAIGRIRAVLRDREALDGRIDAVMEGWRLTRLPRVDRDILRLAVVDLEDFGTPAAVACSEAVELANRYSDEQGRRMINGVLRRFTAARV from the coding sequence ATGCAGAGTCGCACCCTTGCCCGTGAACTCGCCCTGCTGATGCTGGGTCAGGTCAGCGACCGCGGCAGCGGCGCCGAGGCCCCCTCCGGCTCTTTCGATCTGCTGCTGCAGCAGGCCGTCACCAGCCTCAGCCAGCACGTGCGCGAGGCCCTCGACCGTTCCGCCGAGGATCTCCAGCAGGCCCAGCAGCGGCTGCTCGACAGCGAGCTGCAGGACCAGGGGGAGAAGCAGCTGCCCACCGTGCGGCGCCATCTGCAGGAGGGCCTCACCCACGCTGAGCACGCCCTCAACCGCCTTTCCGCCAGCCTGGAGCTGCCGCGCCTGCTGCTGCTGGCCGACCAGGAGGCCGTGCAGCGTGATGCCATCGGCCGCATCCGGGCGGTGCTGCGCGACCGCGAAGCCCTCGACGGCCGCATCGATGCGGTGATGGAGGGCTGGCGCCTCACCCGCCTGCCCCGGGTCGACCGGGACATCCTGCGGCTGGCGGTGGTGGATCTGGAGGATTTCGGCACCCCCGCCGCCGTGGCCTGCAGTGAGGCGGTGGAGCTGGCCAACCGCTATAGCGACGAGCAGGGGCGACGCATGATCAACGGTGTGCTGCGGCGCTTCACCGCCGCCCGGGTCTGA